One segment of Paenibacillus sp. FSL R7-0337 DNA contains the following:
- the nikB gene encoding nickel ABC transporter permease yields the protein MGVYIGKRVLAIIPILLFSSLLMFVMIRVGPVDPAEAYLAAAHIQPDDEVLAAKRHEFGLDQPLLAQYVQSVGRLLRLDFGHSYLSNMPVWGEVAQKLPATLQLASASIVLALVVSIPLGVLAAIYKNRLVDHVIRVFAYIGACVPVFWIGYLLMFFISVKLEWLPVEGRGSVQHLILPSITLALWLIAIYARLLRTTVLEELKEAYVRYARARGIKERVILYKYVLRIAIAPLITGLGINLGKLLTGAIIVEQVFSWPGFGRYFIEAVINRDIPVIQCYVMLSVCVIAGSNLIADLLQLFLDPRIARKGRASQG from the coding sequence GTGGGCGTATATATCGGAAAAAGAGTGCTGGCGATCATCCCCATCCTTCTGTTCTCCTCATTGCTGATGTTCGTGATGATCCGGGTGGGGCCGGTAGACCCGGCTGAGGCCTATCTGGCAGCGGCCCATATCCAGCCGGATGATGAAGTGTTGGCCGCCAAGCGGCATGAATTCGGGCTGGACCAGCCGCTGCTGGCGCAATATGTTCAATCGGTAGGCCGGCTGCTCCGGCTGGATTTCGGCCATTCCTACCTGTCCAATATGCCCGTCTGGGGAGAGGTTGCCCAGAAGCTGCCCGCAACGCTTCAGCTTGCGTCCGCCAGTATCGTGCTGGCGCTAGTGGTTAGCATCCCGCTTGGGGTGTTAGCAGCGATTTACAAAAACCGGCTGGTGGATCATGTGATCCGGGTATTCGCCTATATCGGCGCCTGCGTTCCGGTCTTCTGGATCGGCTATCTGCTGATGTTCTTCATCTCGGTCAAGCTGGAATGGCTGCCTGTGGAAGGCAGAGGGTCCGTGCAGCACCTGATTCTTCCGTCAATTACCCTGGCGCTCTGGCTGATTGCCATCTACGCGCGCCTGTTGCGGACGACCGTTCTGGAGGAACTGAAGGAGGCTTATGTCCGATATGCCCGGGCCAGAGGGATTAAGGAACGTGTGATTCTGTATAAATACGTGCTGAGAATTGCCATAGCGCCGCTTATTACAGGACTGGGTATCAATCTGGGGAAGCTGCTGACAGGAGCAATTATCGTAGAGCAGGTATTCTCCTGGCCGGGCTTCGGCCGGTACTTCATTGAAGCGGTCATTAACCGTGACATTCCGGTGATTCAATGCTATGTCATGCTCTCGGTCTGTGTGATTGCCGGGAGCAATCTGATCGCCGATCTGCTCCAGCTGTTCCTGGACCCGCGAATTGCGCGTAAAGGGAGGGCCAGCCAAGGATGA
- the nikC gene encoding nickel ABC transporter permease subunit NikC: protein MNNLSSRFKGRRVIMICGSLLILFGLAGLLAPWISPHDPIRVNLAAKLSPPSWEYLLGTDQLGRDNLSRLLYGTRISLGFASLIFAASLGVGLLAGVVSGYIGGWLDAVLMRLCDGIMSFPSMILVFGLIGILGPGLSQLVIALMLVQWVYFARMFRNMIVSLKERNFITAARISGSSPWQIMSRHLIPNILPSIVVIGTLEMGWAIMDISAMSFLGLGVQAPTPEWGAMLNEGKSFIRNHPELMLYPGLMIIMVVASFNLLGEALSERYGIKRGS from the coding sequence ATGAATAACTTAAGCAGCCGTTTCAAAGGCAGGAGAGTCATCATGATCTGCGGCAGCCTGCTGATCCTGTTTGGTCTTGCTGGCCTGTTGGCCCCGTGGATCTCACCGCATGATCCGATCCGGGTGAATCTGGCAGCGAAGCTCAGTCCGCCTTCATGGGAATATCTTCTAGGGACAGATCAGCTGGGCCGGGATAATCTATCCAGGCTACTGTATGGAACACGGATCTCACTGGGCTTTGCTTCACTTATTTTTGCCGCTTCCTTAGGGGTTGGACTGCTCGCAGGAGTGGTTTCGGGGTACATCGGCGGGTGGCTGGATGCTGTGCTGATGCGGTTGTGCGATGGCATTATGTCTTTTCCCAGTATGATTCTGGTCTTCGGTCTGATCGGGATTCTGGGGCCGGGCCTGTCTCAATTGGTTATTGCGCTGATGCTGGTGCAGTGGGTGTACTTCGCCCGGATGTTCCGGAATATGATTGTCAGCCTCAAGGAGCGGAATTTCATTACGGCAGCGCGGATCAGCGGCTCCTCCCCATGGCAGATCATGAGCAGACACCTTATTCCCAACATCCTGCCGTCGATTGTGGTGATAGGGACGCTTGAGATGGGCTGGGCGATTATGGATATCTCCGCGATGTCCTTCCTGGGCCTGGGCGTCCAGGCACCTACACCGGAATGGGGGGCAATGCTGAACGAAGGGAAATCCTTCATCCGCAATCATCCCGAGCTGATGCTCTATCCGGGCCTGATGATTATTATGGTTGTAGCTTCGTTTAATCTGCTGGGCGAGGCGCTGTCTGAACGGTACGGGATCAAACGAGGCTCCTGA
- a CDS encoding MFS transporter has translation MTSSPASEGDQEHSMAAPQAALPREGLLTLLFSVAVVLVIMNTAMFNLALPDVTETFGITAASASWIVTGYSIMFSIASITYSRLSDFLPIRRLLIIGLLTLGLAAVAGFFSTSFIFLLIVRILQASGAGAVMSLSLVLFTRYIPQARRGKAMATIMSAVSLGLGLGPVAGGSIVEYLGWTWLFAVTAAILLLVPLFLILLPKEVPASGSFDILGGIFLGVGTTGLLLFLTSGLWIALIAGIAAIALFVGRIRTTPDPFVLPALFSNRPYLVLALIGVASYLCSFATLFLLPQILTHRFGFSASHAGLVIFPGSLLAIFVSRLVGRMIDRYGNTGILRFAPLLVLAATVLFALFAGQSWIAVMLVYMIMSLSFTVLSSSVSNEISRILPASQIGSGMGLFQLLQFFSGAFSVAMAASALEWQRSLPLQAAYSNIYWGLSVAAIVAIGSAFIYLRGSQRSPLSEMAKAADC, from the coding sequence ATGACCTCATCACCTGCTTCTGAGGGCGATCAAGAGCATTCAATGGCTGCTCCGCAAGCGGCTCTACCACGGGAAGGACTGCTAACTCTGCTATTCAGCGTTGCTGTCGTCCTCGTTATTATGAACACAGCGATGTTCAATCTGGCCCTGCCCGATGTAACCGAGACCTTCGGCATCACCGCAGCGTCCGCCTCCTGGATTGTAACCGGGTATTCTATCATGTTCTCTATTGCCTCAATCACATACAGCCGGCTCTCGGACTTCCTGCCGATCCGCCGATTGCTGATTATCGGGCTGCTCACCTTAGGGCTTGCTGCTGTGGCCGGATTCTTCAGCACCAGCTTCATTTTCCTGCTGATTGTGCGTATTCTGCAAGCGTCAGGTGCAGGCGCCGTGATGTCACTGTCCCTTGTCCTGTTCACCCGCTACATTCCGCAGGCCCGGCGCGGCAAAGCCATGGCGACGATCATGTCGGCCGTCTCCTTGGGACTGGGTCTGGGTCCGGTAGCTGGCGGCTCCATTGTTGAATACCTCGGCTGGACCTGGCTGTTCGCAGTCACTGCTGCCATTCTGCTGCTGGTGCCGCTGTTCCTGATCCTGCTGCCCAAGGAAGTTCCGGCTAGCGGCTCATTCGATATCCTGGGCGGAATTTTCCTCGGCGTGGGTACTACCGGTCTGCTGCTGTTCCTGACCAGCGGACTGTGGATCGCGCTGATCGCTGGCATCGCCGCGATTGCCTTATTTGTAGGGCGTATCCGCACAACCCCTGATCCATTCGTACTGCCCGCGCTATTCAGCAACCGGCCATATCTCGTACTCGCACTGATCGGGGTTGCCTCTTACCTGTGCAGCTTCGCTACCCTGTTCCTGCTGCCGCAGATTCTGACTCACCGCTTCGGCTTCAGCGCCAGCCATGCCGGTCTGGTCATCTTCCCGGGCTCACTGCTGGCTATCTTCGTCTCCCGCCTGGTCGGACGGATGATTGACCGCTACGGTAACACCGGAATTCTGCGCTTCGCACCGCTGCTCGTTCTGGCCGCCACCGTATTGTTCGCCTTATTCGCCGGACAATCCTGGATCGCCGTCATGCTCGTCTACATGATTATGAGCCTGTCCTTCACTGTACTGTCGAGCAGTGTGTCGAATGAAATCTCGCGTATCCTGCCTGCTTCGCAGATCGGCTCCGGGATGGGGCTCTTCCAGCTGCTGCAGTTCTTCAGCGGTGCCTTCAGCGTAGCGATGGCCGCCAGCGCCCTGGAATGGCAGCGCAGCCTGCCGCTTCAGGCCGCTTACTCCAACATCTACTGGGGCTTGTCAGTTGCGGCAATCGTGGCGATTGGCTCCGCCTTCATCTACCTGCGGGGCAGTCAGCGCAGCCCGCTGTCCGAGATGGCGAAAGCCGCGGACTGCTAG
- a CDS encoding CxxH/CxxC protein — protein MYVVCKEHVELAIDKFVDEYEDAPDVVDLKETEFSDWDPPAKCAECERNAEYLVV, from the coding sequence ATGTATGTAGTCTGTAAGGAACACGTAGAGCTGGCCATCGACAAATTTGTGGACGAGTACGAGGATGCACCGGATGTAGTCGATCTGAAGGAGACGGAGTTCTCGGACTGGGACCCGCCGGCGAAATGTGCGGAATGTGAACGAAATGCGGAATATCTGGTCGTCTGA
- the nikA gene encoding nickel ABC transporter substrate-binding protein — protein MFASKGKRLLQGLLVLLVISMVAAGCSSNNTDKPSAAGDAQATKTLTMAWPRDIGPMNPHLYNPSQLLAQSMIYEPLVSYQDGKIVPALAESWTLSQDGKVYTFKIRSNVKFSDGTAFTAQLVKKNMDAVLHNKKLHTWLGMIPLIEKTEAVDDTTFRLTLTESYYPALYDLAVVRPVRFLGEAGFPEDGDTSKGIRSPIGTGPWVLSEYKKDESATFTPNPYYWGEKPKVDKVVVKVIPDAETRVLSFEKGDLDLIYGEGLISYDAYKGLESTGKYVTKLSEPIATRNLVLNTMNAKLADLKVRQALSMGFNKEAMVEGVTLGLEEKADNILPPNLPYANIKVSPVKYDVEQANALLDEAGWKLPSGGGVREKDGQKLELELMYDKADQTMKGMAETLQAEWAGIGVNLRITGVELTVYIQRRKANEFDMNFYSTFGAPYDPHSFMTAVVQPGYGVSDTLAALPMKAEIDKKIKAGMATTDDKARTELFGSVLTTLQEQSSILPISYIKQMAVYRDNVTEFKFPSNRDEYPLHGTKKK, from the coding sequence ATGTTCGCATCTAAAGGTAAGAGGCTGCTGCAGGGCCTGCTCGTATTATTGGTTATATCCATGGTCGCTGCAGGCTGTTCATCGAATAATACAGACAAACCATCGGCTGCCGGCGACGCGCAAGCCACGAAGACCCTTACAATGGCGTGGCCCCGGGATATCGGACCAATGAATCCGCATTTATATAATCCGTCCCAGCTGTTAGCCCAGTCTATGATCTATGAGCCGCTTGTCAGTTATCAAGACGGGAAGATTGTCCCGGCTCTGGCCGAGTCCTGGACGCTATCGCAGGATGGCAAGGTATACACGTTCAAGATCCGCAGCAACGTCAAGTTCTCGGATGGAACGGCTTTTACCGCACAGCTGGTGAAGAAGAATATGGATGCGGTCTTACATAATAAGAAGCTGCACACATGGCTGGGCATGATCCCGCTGATTGAGAAGACAGAAGCGGTCGATGACACTACGTTCCGGCTCACGCTGACGGAATCCTATTATCCGGCACTGTACGATCTTGCGGTGGTGCGGCCGGTACGCTTCCTTGGCGAAGCGGGCTTCCCCGAGGATGGCGATACGTCCAAGGGTATTCGCAGCCCGATTGGAACCGGACCTTGGGTGCTAAGCGAGTATAAGAAGGATGAGTCGGCAACCTTTACACCGAATCCTTACTACTGGGGTGAGAAGCCGAAGGTGGACAAGGTGGTGGTGAAGGTGATCCCGGATGCGGAGACGCGCGTGCTGTCTTTTGAAAAAGGAGATCTGGATCTGATCTACGGCGAAGGTCTCATCAGCTATGACGCCTACAAGGGGCTTGAGAGCACCGGAAAGTACGTCACTAAGCTGTCTGAGCCGATCGCCACCCGCAATCTGGTGCTGAATACCATGAACGCGAAGCTGGCTGATCTTAAGGTCCGTCAGGCACTTAGCATGGGCTTCAATAAGGAAGCGATGGTCGAAGGGGTGACGCTGGGACTGGAGGAGAAGGCAGACAATATCCTGCCGCCGAATCTGCCTTATGCCAATATCAAGGTGAGCCCGGTGAAATATGATGTGGAGCAGGCGAATGCGCTGCTGGATGAAGCGGGCTGGAAGCTGCCTTCAGGTGGGGGCGTGCGGGAGAAGGATGGACAGAAGCTGGAGCTGGAGCTGATGTATGACAAGGCGGATCAGACGATGAAGGGGATGGCGGAGACCCTGCAAGCTGAATGGGCGGGGATCGGTGTGAATCTGAGAATCACCGGCGTCGAGCTGACCGTCTACATCCAGCGCAGAAAGGCCAATGAGTTCGATATGAATTTCTACTCGACCTTTGGTGCGCCGTATGACCCGCATTCCTTCATGACTGCCGTGGTTCAGCCGGGCTATGGGGTCTCGGATACCCTGGCGGCTCTGCCGATGAAGGCGGAGATTGATAAGAAAATCAAAGCAGGTATGGCAACAACAGACGATAAGGCCCGTACCGAGCTGTTCGGCTCTGTGCTCACTACGCTGCAGGAACAGTCCTCGATTCTTCCGATCTCTTACATCAAGCAGATGGCGGTGTACCGGGACAATGTGACCGAATTCAAGTTCCCGTCCAACCGGGATGAATATCCGCTTCATGGCACCAAGAAGAAGTAG
- a CDS encoding AraC family transcriptional regulator — protein MILNLLQDSPAQGSVTVDPLFLGLSPEHRYYCCLLLNTRGAYARMSLSGLQAAMSGMTGTLEAIRLQGIRILAEELPDKQTVVVISAREASGTLLEQLSDRITAAAEQHFQLNIQLSQGCWVDAVSLLHTSYAEAQTLMKYAYFLPQSRVLKDRELLKKEQSLDEIPQPVLMRFKDKLQTRQLDEILAALEQLIAVMREGNYPADYCHFVLANTVFMYSDYLKSIRYTPSAHGPLDLYNKYIALPDIRHLQEWFAASIGTFIMETQKRNSDRALSTIEAAKAYIGEHLSEDLSLDAVSAKVFISPKYLSKLFKEELGITYTDYITGIRMEEARRLIENNNMSIEQIAGTVGYGTTPYFIKRFKEIYGCTPGNYLRTVNTLPPQAEISMG, from the coding sequence ATGATCCTGAATCTCCTTCAGGACAGCCCTGCCCAAGGCAGTGTAACCGTAGATCCGCTATTCCTGGGACTCTCTCCGGAGCACCGTTATTACTGCTGCCTGCTCCTCAACACCCGTGGAGCTTACGCCCGTATGAGTCTGAGCGGCTTACAGGCAGCCATGAGCGGGATGACCGGGACGCTTGAGGCGATCCGGCTTCAGGGAATCCGCATTCTGGCTGAGGAGCTGCCGGACAAGCAGACGGTTGTCGTTATCAGCGCGCGCGAAGCCTCCGGGACGCTGCTCGAACAGCTCTCGGACCGGATTACAGCAGCAGCGGAGCAGCATTTCCAGCTGAATATTCAGCTCTCACAGGGCTGCTGGGTGGATGCCGTCAGCCTTCTCCACACGAGCTACGCTGAAGCGCAGACCTTGATGAAGTATGCTTATTTTCTGCCGCAGAGCAGGGTCTTGAAGGACCGGGAGCTGCTGAAGAAGGAGCAGAGTCTTGATGAAATCCCGCAGCCTGTGCTGATGAGATTCAAGGATAAGCTGCAGACCCGTCAGTTGGATGAGATACTGGCCGCGCTGGAGCAGCTGATAGCCGTCATGCGGGAAGGCAACTACCCGGCGGATTATTGCCACTTCGTTCTGGCGAATACCGTATTTATGTACTCGGATTATCTGAAAAGCATCCGCTACACCCCTTCCGCCCACGGGCCTCTAGATCTGTATAACAAATATATTGCCCTGCCGGATATCCGGCATTTGCAGGAGTGGTTCGCCGCCTCCATCGGCACCTTCATCATGGAGACGCAGAAGCGGAACAGTGACCGCGCACTCTCGACCATTGAAGCGGCCAAGGCCTATATCGGGGAGCATCTGTCCGAGGATCTATCGCTGGATGCCGTATCTGCCAAGGTCTTCATCAGTCCAAAGTATCTAAGCAAGCTGTTCAAGGAAGAGCTGGGGATCACCTACACCGACTATATTACCGGCATACGGATGGAAGAGGCCCGGCGGCTGATTGAGAACAACAATATGTCGATTGAACAAATTGCCGGCACGGTCGGTTATGGAACGACTCCATACTTCATCAAGCGCTTCAAGGAGATCTACGGCTGTACACCGGGGAATTATCTGCGGACCGTGAATACACTGCCGCCGCAGGCGGAGATTAGCATGGGATAA
- a CDS encoding helix-turn-helix transcriptional regulator — translation MKQLHHPDRKDIQLASVLYALSDPIRLYVVSEICNHGPQSCNSFKVPIAKSTLTHHARTLREAGVIHTRVQGTQRILSLRTEDLDERFPGLLDSVLQAYVSPGPDEGFGEPEEEGQEQG, via the coding sequence ATGAAGCAGCTCCATCATCCCGACCGTAAGGACATTCAGCTCGCCTCAGTGTTGTACGCGCTTAGCGATCCGATCCGTCTGTATGTAGTGTCGGAGATCTGTAACCACGGCCCGCAGTCCTGCAACAGCTTCAAGGTACCGATTGCCAAGTCCACGCTGACCCACCATGCCCGGACGCTGCGTGAAGCGGGCGTCATTCATACCCGGGTGCAGGGTACCCAGCGTATTCTGTCCCTGCGGACGGAAGATCTGGACGAGCGGTTCCCAGGGCTGCTGGATTCCGTATTGCAGGCTTACGTCAGTCCTGGTCCAGATGAGGGGTTCGGCGAGCCGGAAGAGGAAGGGCAAGAGCAGGGATAA
- a CDS encoding extracellular solute-binding protein: MDMYKRLVLLPLLGLICGCSGQPATLSSAPGQELPEPSVSASDSANSANSAVPAASAPKLKISWTMHQNLPVAEDAVMVRELEQKFNVDLDFWNLPNNKYESLLDLKLVQGSIPDLFRVRQTQDLLKYQQQGVLAPIPEELLNTYAPNILKAIRENAPAYQQYGRINGSYYGIPVINPTNIYRVPVVYRQDWLDKVGLKVPDTLADFEKFIYAATNEDPDGNGIRDTYGLSQEGMNVVFGAFGQMVFTDQLYFSRKDQGLVIGALEPDMQEALRYLRKWYKDGVIDPEFITGENSGGYKHLSHAFINGRIGMTSMGNYYHWTQAGAYTDWRLDDQKAARLVPVEAMFNVKELTAKHLQAKIAFGRPVSGPDGRRGSKAYDMMMSFTAIGADATREPGKLEKILQLLDYISANPDPDEAAALQYGIQGTHWDWAGTDKKDIILLPPYNHMFSYQNTIGAGIGMTLPILPAGRSEQWAATLGLDHDGIYNALEVATPSLIRNGPGLIKLRDQAYIAFITGERPLEEFGEFVEEFLAAGGAEVLAEANESYKKLDPHQKGEQKARL, translated from the coding sequence ATGGATATGTATAAAAGATTAGTGCTCTTGCCCCTCCTGGGGCTGATCTGCGGCTGCAGCGGGCAGCCAGCTACACTCTCATCTGCGCCTGGACAAGAGCTGCCGGAGCCATCCGTTTCCGCTTCTGATTCTGCTAATTCTGCTAATTCTGCTGTTCCTGCTGCCTCTGCCCCGAAGCTCAAAATCTCCTGGACCATGCATCAGAATCTGCCGGTTGCGGAGGATGCCGTAATGGTGCGGGAGCTGGAGCAGAAGTTCAACGTAGATCTGGACTTCTGGAATCTGCCGAACAACAAATACGAATCCCTGCTCGACCTGAAGCTGGTGCAAGGCAGCATTCCCGACCTGTTCCGGGTCCGGCAGACCCAGGATCTGCTGAAGTACCAGCAACAGGGCGTGCTCGCTCCAATTCCTGAGGAATTACTGAACACCTACGCTCCCAATATTCTTAAGGCCATCCGCGAGAATGCACCGGCCTATCAGCAATATGGCCGCATTAACGGTTCCTATTATGGCATTCCGGTCATTAATCCTACCAATATCTATCGGGTCCCTGTGGTATACCGGCAGGATTGGCTGGACAAGGTCGGCCTTAAGGTGCCGGACACCTTGGCCGATTTCGAGAAATTCATCTATGCGGCTACGAACGAAGACCCGGACGGCAACGGGATCCGGGACACCTACGGCTTGTCGCAGGAGGGCATGAATGTTGTCTTCGGCGCATTCGGGCAGATGGTCTTCACGGATCAGCTCTACTTCAGCCGGAAGGATCAGGGGCTGGTCATTGGCGCTCTGGAGCCGGATATGCAGGAAGCGCTGCGTTATCTCCGCAAATGGTACAAGGACGGGGTCATTGATCCCGAGTTCATCACCGGGGAGAATAGCGGAGGCTACAAGCATTTGTCGCACGCCTTCATTAACGGGCGGATCGGCATGACCTCCATGGGCAATTATTATCACTGGACACAGGCAGGAGCTTATACGGACTGGAGATTGGATGACCAGAAGGCAGCCAGGCTGGTTCCGGTAGAAGCCATGTTTAACGTCAAGGAGTTAACCGCCAAGCATCTGCAGGCCAAGATCGCTTTCGGGCGGCCGGTTAGCGGCCCGGACGGCAGGCGCGGCTCCAAAGCCTATGATATGATGATGAGCTTCACCGCTATTGGCGCGGATGCTACCCGGGAGCCGGGCAAGCTGGAGAAGATCCTCCAGCTGCTGGACTACATCAGCGCAAATCCTGACCCCGATGAGGCAGCAGCTCTGCAGTATGGTATTCAGGGGACACACTGGGACTGGGCCGGAACGGACAAGAAGGATATCATCCTGCTGCCGCCGTATAACCATATGTTCAGCTACCAGAATACAATCGGCGCGGGGATCGGTATGACTCTGCCCATCCTTCCTGCCGGCCGGAGCGAGCAGTGGGCGGCAACCCTGGGGCTGGATCACGACGGCATTTATAATGCCCTGGAGGTGGCTACTCCCTCTCTGATCAGGAACGGCCCTGGACTTATTAAGCTAAGAGACCAGGCGTACATTGCCTTCATCACCGGGGAGCGTCCGCTTGAGGAATTCGGGGAGTTCGTGGAGGAGTTCCTGGCGGCGGGCGGAGCGGAGGTACTGGCGGAAGCAAATGAGTCCTATAAGAAGCTTGATCCACATCAAAAAGGTGAGCAAAAAGCGAGACTGTAG
- the nikE gene encoding nickel import ATP-binding protein NikE — translation MLEVREVTHTYAASRRWRRSEEQEHVLSGVSLHIEEGTCLGLLGSSGAGKSTLGRVILGLEPPRAGQVLIQGQDLYKLSPQARRTIRRDLQVVFQDCYSAVNPRMTAEQIIGEPLSNYESLSVQEQKRTVGELLECVGLSAADMQKQPYQFSGGQLQRINIARAIALKPKLIVLDEAVSSLDMINQTTILRLLGELRAAFGLSYLFITHDIKAACMISDALAVMDQGKIVEYNDSKEQFLQSSHPAVRSLLDSMLAEHPRSRHRDLPGNAVQ, via the coding sequence ATGCTTGAGGTCAGGGAGGTTACCCATACCTATGCTGCATCCCGCCGGTGGAGGCGTTCAGAGGAGCAGGAACATGTGCTGTCCGGCGTGTCTCTTCATATAGAAGAGGGAACCTGCCTGGGGCTGCTGGGATCAAGCGGAGCCGGTAAAAGCACCCTGGGCCGGGTTATTCTTGGCCTGGAGCCGCCCCGCGCGGGCCAGGTGCTGATTCAAGGCCAGGATCTGTATAAGCTGAGCCCGCAGGCGCGCAGGACCATACGCCGCGATCTGCAGGTGGTCTTTCAGGATTGTTATTCAGCCGTAAATCCCCGGATGACAGCCGAGCAGATTATTGGCGAGCCGCTGTCCAACTACGAATCCTTGAGTGTTCAGGAGCAGAAGCGTACGGTAGGCGAGCTACTGGAGTGTGTCGGACTAAGCGCGGCAGACATGCAGAAGCAGCCCTACCAGTTCAGCGGAGGACAGCTGCAGCGGATTAATATTGCCAGAGCGATTGCGCTCAAGCCTAAGCTCATCGTGTTGGATGAGGCGGTTAGTAGTCTGGATATGATTAACCAGACTACTATTCTGCGGCTGCTTGGTGAGCTCAGGGCTGCGTTCGGCCTCTCATATCTGTTCATCACCCATGATATTAAGGCCGCCTGTATGATCTCAGACGCACTGGCTGTCATGGATCAGGGCAAGATCGTGGAATATAACGACAGCAAGGAGCAGTTCCTGCAGTCCTCTCATCCTGCGGTTCGCAGCTTGCTCGACTCCATGCTTGCGGAACATCCGCGCAGCCGGCACAGGGATCTGCCCGGGAACGCTGTACAATAA
- a CDS encoding ABC transporter ATP-binding protein — translation MEQAEVVLQVKGLKVSVKTAAGVLPLIEDVNLELKPGRVLGLVGGSGSGKTVTSLALLQMLDRQTSVIEGSIRLHTRELNGLPEKDMRRLRGSSLALIMQNPMTAFSPVYTIGAQFVESIRTHMKLGKKEARACMVRSLADVNLPDPAALLHKYPYELSGGMLQRVMLALTLCLKPSVIIADEPTTALDVSNQLQVLRQLDRIRQEHGTAILLISHDLGVIAELADEVAVMQHGRIVETADVFELFDHPRHEYTRELLAARPLLQLGPQLGGQL, via the coding sequence ATGGAACAAGCGGAAGTTGTGCTGCAGGTGAAGGGTCTGAAGGTATCTGTGAAGACAGCGGCAGGAGTTCTGCCCCTCATAGAGGATGTTAACCTGGAGCTGAAGCCGGGGCGTGTGCTGGGTCTTGTGGGAGGCAGCGGCAGCGGAAAAACCGTTACGTCGCTGGCGCTCCTCCAGATGCTGGACCGGCAGACGAGTGTAATCGAAGGCAGTATCCGGCTGCATACCCGTGAGCTGAACGGACTCCCGGAGAAGGACATGCGCAGGCTTCGCGGCAGTAGTCTTGCGCTGATTATGCAGAATCCGATGACGGCCTTCTCTCCGGTGTATACCATTGGTGCGCAATTCGTGGAGTCGATTCGTACACATATGAAGCTGGGGAAAAAAGAAGCCAGAGCCTGCATGGTCCGTTCCCTGGCCGATGTGAATCTGCCCGATCCCGCAGCGCTGCTGCACAAGTATCCGTATGAGCTGAGCGGCGGGATGCTCCAGCGGGTGATGCTGGCGCTCACCCTGTGCCTGAAGCCCTCCGTGATCATTGCCGATGAACCTACTACGGCTCTGGATGTGTCCAATCAGCTTCAGGTGCTGCGGCAGCTGGACCGAATTCGGCAGGAGCATGGAACTGCTATTCTGCTGATCTCCCATGACCTCGGCGTCATTGCGGAGCTGGCTGATGAAGTTGCGGTCATGCAGCACGGGCGGATTGTTGAGACCGCTGATGTATTCGAGTTGTTCGACCATCCCCGGCATGAATATACCCGGGAGCTGCTTGCAGCAAGGCCGCTGCTTCAGCTTGGTCCGCAGTTAGGGGGCCAGTTATGA